The genomic window CGCTCTTTACGCCGTTTCTTCTAACGACAAGAGTAAACGCCCGTTAAGCTCAATAGAGGCTGCACGCAGTTTTCAATGATGAAAGCAAACGCTTTCGACTTATCAGGGCTGCGTTCGAATTGTTCGAAAACGTCACCCGAGTGCACATAAGTATactcccttttttttctatctcagCGAGTTAGAAGGAGAAGGGAGTATATACCCGTGTGTACCcgggtgacgtttccgaacgcagcctaaaCGCTTAACAGAGGATCTctaaatgttttaaagaacTCTCAGCAAACGTCATACGTCATGTAAACGCTGTGCAAACTCTCAAAAACGCTATATACAAACGCCTTTCAAACGCTGCAGCGTTGCAATTTCCGCTCTACGAACTCTCTACTGACCGTTTCTAAACTCTCAACGAACTTCCGCAAACGCTCACGTAAACATCAAAcaaacgtttataaaacttCTCATTTTCGCCAGGAAAGCcattgattattttcaaaattcataattatcttaagtttattttatctccaataaatttaacttttaccTCCATCTTTTATCTTCTattgctttcaaaatatactataattGATGCTATTTGTTTAGAGAATCATGCTctatatgcaaatatttatttacgttgtcacataaataattctttataatttatttttaagatcaaTCTTACAAGAATGAAGGGTATAATGACGCTTTGCGCGGTATTACTATCGTCTAATCTTGGCTGTAGCGAATCTAGTTCAGAATGGTGGCAAACAATGTCcctttatcaaatttatccAAGAAGCTTCAAAGATAGTGATGGTGATGGTGTTGGAGATCTTAAAGgtacgtttttttatttgcaataaaattctagagaaagttattgtaattttgGTATAATTaaggtataaaaatatatcgttcTAAAATAGTAAGATAACATggcatttcaaaaaataaacaatatggTAAATAAATTGTCGTTTTCTTATCACTTTGTTAACGTATTGTTCTTACATATGGGGCAAAATTTGTCAACCGGGCCGCCGGCCTGCCTATAATTGTTTTCATCGCAGAAAAACGACCTTGCGCCGCCTAGAGGTAGCTATGGGTAAGAGCTATCGAAAGCCGTGTGCAACTTTGCAGAATTTAATATGGCGGAACCAAAATGGCGACCAAAACATCTGAAATCCATGAACGgcttcaataaaattattatagaaaacgaagaaaatccATCGCAGAAAAACCGTCTCGCGCCCAGAGATAGCTCTGGGTTAGGGCTATCGAAAGCATGTGCAACTTTGCggaattcaaaatggcggtcCCAAGATGGCGCTTCAAAATGCCAAAAATCTCTTTGTTCTCATAGGAACCTTGGATCTTCAGCTCATTCATGATTAAAACAGCTCTAAAATGACCTGTGTTAGAGTTAATAGTAGGTTGACCACGAATCAGTAGCTGGGTGATCGAAATTTGGGATGGTAATCCAATATGGTGGCCAGAAACTTCATTTACGCACCGCAAACTACTGACAATTTACCGGATTTACTTGAAAATGGTTGTGCGGGTGGTTCATGGACTTTATATGACAAATCCGATTCCAAAGAAGCAAAATCCAAAATGGCGATGATTGAAATCCAGGATGGTGATCCAATATGACGGCCGATCCACTCTGTATTGTAAATTACTGGAAATTCAGCAGATCCACTCAAAAATAATTGCGTGGATGATTTTGGGACTGCTCATTATAGATCTGACCTCAGTCAAGCCAAATCCAAAATGGCAGATCCAATATGGTGGCTGAACACTCCATTACGTACTGCAAATCCTTGAAAACCTGTCGGATTCTCTCGAAAATAGTCCTGTAGAAGTTTTTACGGCTTCTCATTGAGAATTCGGTCCCAAAGAAACCAAGTAGGCATATTCATGATCTGCCATTTTGGATTTGGCTTGACTGAGGTCAGATCTATGATGAGCAGTCCCAAAATTATCCACGCAATCATTTTTGAGTGGATCTGCTGAATTTCCAGTGATTTACGATACAGAGTGGATCGGCCGTCATATTGGATCACCATCCTGGATTTCGATCATCGCAATTTTGGATTTTGCTTCTTTGGAATCGGATTTGTCATATACAGTCCATGAACTACCCGCACAACTATTTTCAAGTAGATCATCCGGTCAATTGTCAGTAGTTTGCGGTGCGTAAATAAAGTTTCTGGCCACCATATTGGATTACCATCCCAAATTTCGATCACCCAGCTACTGATTCGTGGTCAACCTACTATTAACCTCTAACACAGGTCATTTTAGAGCTGTTTTTTAATCATGAATGAGCTGAAGATCCAAGGTTCCTATGAGAACGAAGAGATTTTTGGCATTTTGAAGCGCCATCTTGGAACCGCCATTTTTTGAATTCCGCAAAGTTGCCCATGCTTTCGATAGCCCTAACCCAGTAGCTATCTCTTGGCGCAAGACGGTTTTTTCTGCGATggattttcttcgttttctaataattttattgaagcCGTTCATGGATTTCAGATGTTTTGGTCGCCATTTTGGTTCCGCCATATTGAATTCTGCAAAGTTGCACACGGCTTTCGATAGCTCTTACCCATAGCTACCTCTAGGCGCAAGGTCGTTTTTCTGCGATGAAAACAATTATGGGCAGGCCGGTGGCCCGGTTGACAAATTTtgccccatatatataatcacatacatttagaaagaaaaatgttagaTACTTCAggaattttaacatttacagCTTTTGCTTTtggcaacaaatttttttgtcaaatataaaattgatttaaaaaatctttaaaaattaattcttcccTCCTTTCAGATATTTcgaaatgaattaattatttgttgtaGTTTTTCTCATATTTGATATCGACTCTCTTGGCGCAACTTAAGTTGGTAACAAatctaaaaaaagtttaatacgtttgaaattaaacatctatctatctatttacTTAAATCGTGCAAAAGATTAGCAGAGAAATGTATTGTGAATATAGTATTCAACAGTTATTGTATACATGCAGGTATCATGAGCAAACTAGAACATCTCACAGAGTCAAATGTCGATGCTTTCTGGTTATCTCCGATTTATCCCAGCCCGATGGTTGATTTCGGTTATGATATCTCGGATTTTATTAACATCGACAAGACGTTTGGCACTATGAAGGACTTCGAGGAGCTTATAAAGGCCACGCACGATGCGTCGATGAAAATTATCATAGATTTTGTTCCTAATCACTCGTCAGACCGGCACGAATGGTTCCAAAAAAGTTTGCAAAGCATAGAACCTTACACCAACTATTACGTATGGCATAAAGGCAAGGTGCTGTCGAATGGAACGGTTACGGTGCCGAATAATTGGGTAAGTAATTGGATAGTCTGAAACTATATCCTTAATGTGAGAAGGCTGAGGACAACGGAGACTAACGACGCAAATTGTGCACGGTATCAAATTGTTTCTCCCTGTTTAAATGAACTGAAATGTTCACAAAACGTcagaatcaaataaaaaattcacgcGGCTCCAACCCGGAAGCTCAATCCCAGCAAACTCGATGCAATCCCGAGGCGAAAATCTAAGTCATACAGTCATCATTAAATGCGACACATGCTGCAATTCTTTGTTCTTTTCCGTTTACGAATGCTCCGCATCATAGTCCCTCAATGCTCGCATATAGTCTGCCTCGTTCGAGTTGCGTATTACACGTGCTCCAAGTCGGTATGTCTTCAAAAGCAGTTTCTCTTGGAGCACTggtctttttaatataataatataattaaaatgctaCAAGTGCTACCTTTTGAAGAGCATTTGTATAACatactttttgttattttactcTGTACAAAACTAATGACATCAAATTATTGCAccaaataagaataaaaaaatagtgtgtataaaaaaatttgttgtgcaaaataatataatcataattttttgttttgaaataCTACTCCACCAAGAGTTCACTGCTTCGAACGAGAATATTCGCGCAACGATATTGACCGTCAGACACTTTGGACGAGAATATACTCGCGCGACGATATTGCCCGTCAAACGTTTTCGCAAGTTTGTCAAGCAAATCTTCATAATTTGACTAcaaatataactaaaaatcaagattgtttaattaacagcaactaatgttttattttatattaatatttgagataaGAAGAGaagtaaaaggaaaaaatacataaagaaaataacactaatttattagaattgtTTTTCTGTGTGATAAATTCGAAAGCATGGAACAACACACACAAAGGGCAACATTACAATGCTTACGACTTGCATTGACTTCTAAGAGTTTGattagtttctttaaaaaacgTGTTAACTCGTTCAAAGCGTCTGACGAACGATATCGTCGCGCGAGTATTCTCGTCCAAAGCGTTTGACGGGCGATGTCGTGGCTCGAGTATTCTCGTCTAAAGCAGTGAATGggttaatttaatatgaacTTTTGTCGTATAGCCAACTTACCCTAATATCGGGGCAAGCTGGCTACAATGCAGCACGTtcgtatttcacttattataaagaaactaTACTGTATACAGGATCGTTTCTAGCatgaaaatgtagagaaaggttctctctatcatattagtactgtttaatcatgaaaattagttgtttaaaaactcaaatgccgaaattgtgaaaacTGTGTCAATGAGCCCCGATGTCCCTTAATTAGACGAATCCATATCGATTTGACGTCGATGCGTCGATGAATGGTCGAATGTagttgatatttttctttaaactgGGTGATCTTCTATTTCATTATAGTTATTGTTATATGTTAATTGAgcaattatgaatatttatataagattattactATTGTCTTTCGGCCAGTTCtatgtatatcaaattaaaaagcacatcagtatatatatgtatacgtatacatatcatttatttaaagtagaagaaaaaaattgacgaaagaTAACAGAAATCTAATAGAAATATTCGCAATTGCAGGCGCGTTTACTTGCAATATGAATTATAACACATCTAAATTGAACAATACTACTATATATCCGGCAAATACAAATGTTCTTTTGTATATTGCATGACGTTTTATATCTGTggtttcaaatatatataattggatataacagaataattatgtaattatctaTATGCATAGGTAAGCGCGTTCGGCCGATCAGCATGGACTTGGCGTGAAGAACGACAAGCATATTATCTCCATCACTTCACACCGGAGCAACCCGATCTCAACTATGAAAACGAGAACTTGGTAAATGCAATGAAGGTACGTACGAAATAACTATCAGAATTAAGTTTGGATCAATATTCCATgccaaattattttaagaaggTTCCATcgctacaaaaaaattcagccagtttcatgaaaatttaatatgttgttctggaatgcaaaatagaattatgtgaatttttggggaattttttaccgtcccgttttgaaaaaaatctactccaaaaattgtactttttagtATAGGTTCTTATGGgaaatgacatatatattgcacaccttcagaatgaaataagtccaagaaaaaatgtaaatgataaggaaaaaaaatatgcacatgtaacttaataataatttacaaataaatgagtgaaagaaagaggaaggttaccgcacatttcgtagaaaaattaattattaaagcataaattgctTCATTTTTCGTCTGCTAGACTGCCACGGTCGTGAGCAGCAGCACGCACTATACACGCggcgaccaatcagagcaatcTCCTTCACTCCCATGCACTACTTCAAACGCTAGTACACTGTTGCCAGAACCCCCGCGTCCCACTACTCCTCCCGATGAAGCAACCGAACCTCCTTAAGGAGGTTGAAGCGATCCAGTTGAGTCAATTGACGGTTtagaaaaagttttttattaggtcattaaaaaatctgtattgGTATCATTTATTCTCCATACGCTGCTATTGCATAAAACGTatagtaaaagtatcatattatgcatctttatattttaattagctaaaaacgaacacttttttgccaatgccaacttgaaaacttgtagtattgctattatttcaatataaaaatggcatgaatatatgttttgccgttgatagaatgaaataatgattcttACTGTAGCTCTTTTGACAATATATAagctatcgattttttaataactttccgtcgattatattaaatacgattgaaacttgGCAACGTTTCACTTTTATGGGGTTGGTAGCAGTACTCGCCTCTGTGTTGAGCCACGTAACGGCAGTTGCTAAACGTAAACATGCCGGTGAATTTTCTGTCATTCTGGATAAGAGGTTAGGTGCCCGCGTTTTGGCTATACCCAaatcctgtcggtatgtgcacgtttttggttctcttccgtgctgtgtctactattttgtagtaatgtcaacgattttagggttctcttttatgttatgttcacattttttgattttcttcCGTTTTAGATTCACgatttttttggttttatttccaaagagaatcaaaaatcgtggacatagcacggaagagaaccacaaaaatgtgcacataccgacaggattCGGGTACAGCCAAACGCGGGCGACGCTGCGTTGCCACATCTACCTACTCGCGAACTATCAACTGCTATTTCAGTCTAATTTCGATCGCTttaacttgtaatatatttgttattagatgGTGAATACGTGTTTTCTTGCGTTCTAATGTTCGCATTAATTACTGTATGCGTAGGCACGTGTTTTGAGCGTTTATATAGACTagatattaagaaaattggGATCAATCATCGCCGTCAACGCTTTTCTCCATCTAACCCCATGTAAAACGAcgcatttttggaaattaatatctcagctTTTGATGGTCAATAAATCTGAATAATTCTCACACATGCGGTAGATCCTatactatcatatatattttttacaaactaaaatCTAGAGTTGACCAACTGCTTCAACCTCCTTAACAGACTAATTAGTGTTAACCCTCTAATGGTATATAAGGTCGGATGCGACCCACGGCTTCAtctattttacagttttttgttttacaggaattatttaaagtaagttaataataactttattgtaTTCAAAGACACCAGAGGAAAaagttttatgttattatttatttcttttacctattttgtacattgattaaatatataatatgtatgctCTGAAAAACCACCTTGCCATTAGAGGGTTAATATAAAGTTACgattctatatattaatatattttgcaaaattgtaaTCTTATAGgtcttataatattaatctacATTAGAGATTGCGATCAATTTCTGATTATACTTAGAACACAGCTAAACTAGTTTCGTATTTGATAACTTTGAGGCAAAATCCGGTAAGTGgcttaattgatataaaaaaattttttaataatgaaatatccAGTTCTCTCGATCACAAAACTTGGATCAAAACcgataatatcatattattatgttatatctCATTATCTTGTTATCTAATTATAGCATGTCGATGTTACAAGGAGTGAAAATAAACATGACATGTATACATTATTatgtaagaataatattgttttttccGTCATCACCGCTGTGCGCGCGATAGATTCTTAATAcgcaaactatttttttttatcattcaaAAACTAAGCTTTAAACtttggaaaagaaaaagttgtCTTAGAATTAAATCAGAAATATGACATTTCAAGCGACAAACTTTGGTCTTAATTACTCTATATATGTAGATCGAGTATGTGTATAGATAGGTATATAGATACTTCACTCATACATATATCGTGCTCTTTACTACTGCTCTCAGAACGTCTTGAGATTTTGGCTTGACAAAGGGGTGGACGGCTTCCGAGTAGATGCGGTGCCACATTTATGTGAGGATGTCAGATTCTTAGATGAGCCACTTACGGGTGATCCAGATCCTGAGGTCTATGGCtacacgtataaaatatacacggAAGACCAGCCACGTACATACGAAATAGTCAAAGAATGGCGAGAAGTGTTAAACGAATATTCGGGCCAAAAAGTTATGCTAATCGAGGCTTACACGAATATGACAATGACACTAAAGTATTACGTGTACGGAGCAAACTTTCcctttaattttgattttattactgATACAAATCAAGATTCCAAAGCAATCGATTTCAAGAGAGTGATCGATAGATGGACGGTGAACATGCCTGTTTTGAGAGCAACTGCTAACTGGGTGGTAAGTCGAGCAAGAGAAACGTATCTTTCGAATCTAGAAGAATCTCCAAATATTGCTTGATTAAGAACTTGACACTTTTGAGCATATTATGCAATATGCTCTCTTTTTAAagcatatattacaatttaagaTGAGTTATTATGTACACATTTTGACTGctatatttaagattaataacaaatttaatcgataatatagttttacataattgtatttttttcacatcAGACAGGAAATCATGATAATTCGCGATTGGTCACTCGTTACGGACAGCAACGAGCAGAAGCTATAACCATGATAACTCTACTGCTTCCGGGAGTGAGTATAACTTATAACGGTGAAGAAATTGGTATGGAGGACACATGGATCTCATGGGAAGATTGTCTTGATCCGCTAGGTTGTAAAGCCGGCAGAGACGGTTATGAGAAAGCATCTCGGGATCCTGCAAGAACGCCGTTCCAATGGGACGATACCATTTCGGCTGGTACAGTATTTAAATCaacttttaaactttttacgTCAATCTATAAGTTAAATCGACTAAAGCACAATATAAGTTGATTATTATCTGTGGAAACTAATTAAGTAAATTCACGAAAGTAGTTCGTGAAATTAAactataattgcaaaatttaaaaccATCTTTTGTTAAttcaagtaataaaatatttaattgattctttgacaaaataatattttgcttcttattttgcaagtttattaataattttaaagcaaaagaaTATTTGGTGTTATTATTagctttttttaaactttaatattgacgaaattaaatatcgtttAACCACAATAATTGCGAATAGATTTTATCTTCGAAAATCTATTAATGATTGATCCGTTAACAAACAGCGAGAAATTCTATTAAGTAACTGGTCAGGATAAAAACTgattcatatatgtatatcaaacaAACCACGTCTTTTTAAGGAGGTTCTACAGGTACTCTCTAGTCAGTTGAGAGATGAAGAGAAATCTTCAAATTCATCGATTCTAagtattcataaatattttcgtgaattttgatGACGTTAGAGCTTATATCATACCCATATTAATCGAAgcgaggaataattaaaaatattgtggtAGTGCTCCTTTGACTCTGGCGGCTTataatggaagaaaatgtGGTAACGTCGCGAACTTGACAGTTCTGCTCATATGACCGTggttatttcacaatttcacataattctagagCGAGTACTTCTCCGTAAGCGCTCGTAAACGTTAGGTGCTTAGTTTGAGGTGCTGTCATACTGTGGTGCTGTACTGGCTGTACACTTTTTCGCGCGGGTGCAGTCGCTGCGACATTGCAAATCTCCCTTGTTATTCGAAGCACGCTACGTGAACTGTGATATGGCCTGTTCAATAGCCAATATCAcaaattttacgcgataacccttgtttttctcgatatttctgaaaagcTTAGATTAAGATCTATAAGAGCTCCGTTTTTTGAATCTCTGGTAGGtcgcttttatatattaatatctcgtTTCCTGTCTCCAAGAGCCCCTCTGCCATATGCAGCTCATGTAAAAACTgtgatttcaaaattcatttttgcaaatttttacacgataaccgatgctaaaatttttcgagcacTTTTCTCGCATCTCAATTTATACGTCCATAaagttttttccaatttttagatacatcCATTATCTGTAGAACCTCCTTAATGTTAGTCGCGTGTCATAGCCCgcatatattagaaattaatattacatgtttGTAATAAGGTTACGCGTCACATTTTGAGATTACGAAAAGAAAGTGGGTGAAAAATAGAGATGTGCGAACTATTTGATTCAAATTTGAATTTGTATGATTCTAATATgaattattcgaaaatttcGAATCTAGATGGTTCGAATACGAATCATACatattgctatttttataaaatcatttctCGATAATAAGCAAAAGTACGATCATTTTAATAGGTACATTCAGTAAATGCATTTAACATTACAACTGTTCACGAGTGGCTAAGTAGCAGtcaaaaagtttatttctaaCTTTTTAGATACCCTGTGACTCTAtcaaattgtaagtaaaagtttgaatatacgtaaaaaaaatagtaagctATGagtattgataataaaataaactatattattttattttaatttctatatatgtaaCTGGATAATGTTATTGGATACtacattacaatattttaataatttatctgtgATTTTCCGTTATTGCGttctcatatttatattagttactgcgacattaaataaaatagattttattagttttatattaagtatttaaatatgtttctttttgctttaaagcgaatttatattatgtaatcaatattatttcttcacttcattaaaatattcttttattatctacgtattaaaattcatttgaataataattatattgtttaattaaaaactatatttctAACTCATTTGATTCGCTTCGATTCGAATGAAATTTTGTCGATTCGATTTGAATTCaaaagaggaaataaaatttaattcgatcCAATTCGATCATAGAAAATTCTTGATTCGCACATCTCTAGTAAAAAATTCTAGATGAAACAGATTGTTTATCAATCGTATTACAACATATTATCGCTATCAGTTTGAATTTGTCATTTGTAATCTTGAAAAGGCAATACGTTCGAGAAACTGTAATAGCACatcatatgtaatattaaacgCATCGTTATTTGAACGCGACATACATGACTACAGGATTCTCCACAAATCCGAAGACGTGGTTACCGACTAACAAAAACTACGTAACACTTAATGTAGCCGCACAAAAGAAACAGAACAACTCTTACTACGCTCTATATAAAGCGGTTTCTGCTCTGCGAAAATGGCCTGTGGTTAAATATGGAACCCTAACAGCAAAATTATTGGGCGATGATGTTCTTGTTTTTACCAGGTATGATACAAGTATATATcgtaaaatgtaacaaaaagcATGCAGTTATTCTTTAGCAATATTATTTGAGCGTTTTagatattcaaaaaaatatatttgatctTTTTATGTGCCAccatatgtgtatatttgtaatgtttaatttttctggCGCTAACGTAGCACTTAAAATTGCaaactaatataataaaagcataATGTACTTATTATTACAGGAAAGCTGATGGAGAGCAATCGGTTTACGTAGTGGTAAACTTtggaaataaagaagaaactgTTGATTTATCAACGCTTGTAAACGCATCAAatcaattaaatgtttattatgcCACTACGAATGCTCATCATCTTATTGGGTATTTTCTTTCGCATATAGTATATGCTAGTTACAcgcgttataaaataaaatacatatgttatttatataatattaaagtgtAAGAGACGcgttaaatgttaattattttctttatctcgaatatatatatgcttatatttcaattttttttttcaaatatagcAACATTATTGAAGATGTTCGCACCTTGAAAATTCCCACATCAGGAGCTGTAATATGTACTAACACCATGTAAAACTAGGTGAAGTGCcatggaaataaatattcgaaCGAGATGTCATTGCGTTTTCCAAcgcaatttttatagttttctgAAGATGAAGAGACAGAATTACTCGGTCATTAAGATAATTCTACTGcatctttatcattttacttTACTGTTTCTATAACGTTTCATGTAACGCTGCTGTTTCATTGTCtgctgttatatatttatattattaattaatcgaacTCGCATATAAAACTACGCTCATAGATAACAATATAGGGAACGGTTCAGATAACAATAGATAACAGTATTAGATAACAATAAAgtattagagaaaataataaataaataatcatgtTAAAAAAGTAGACACGCTaatgttaaatgttttaaataaataaataaatttgcattgtATTTCTACTGTGTATAATGTTATACATACTACTTTAATCCTTTATTGCCCTCGTTCAGCAAAGTACTTCGTAAATACCCGATGTATAtccatatatttacatatatcccgataaataaatcatactTCTTTCTTTGACCTTTATGAGCAGTTTTGCAAACGCTTGTTGAGACGATATCTGTGCTACATTTAGTAATTCACATTTTGTAATACAGGACGGTTAGAATGGAATTGCCGAAACGGGCAAAACCTGGCGAGTTTTGGGATTATTTTGATCGATTAGGAGATTTGTTGGTAAAGTGCAAGAaatgtgaaaaagaaattcgagTATCTCATAGAAATAACATGAGAAGAACTTTAAGGACACACTTAAGTAGACATGGAATTCTCGATAAATACCGCGGTACACTACCTGAAAAGCTACGGCAATATTATTCGGACTTACCAGaatataaggcaaaatgtaataaaaaaaaatgtggtagaataatatcttatttaatatactctaagaatttacgaaaacatttaagagAAAATAGGACAATAATCCATGAGAGGCAAGATATGGGTAAGTACACTTCAAGAAGTTATTAAAGTActcaaacttttaaaataaatttagtgaTAAAAGAAGCAATAGCTAAGAAAAATTGGGCTAAGGACAATTAAAAAGGCTTCTACATAACAATTACTTGCAATTCTGATCATAAATGTGTTTATCCaatcgtaataattataacttttcaattatttcgcaTATAATTTCAACGAATCGCATTTATACACGTTCATTTATTacttacatacatatttaattcttaaaagaaaaataatataattaagttaaaaaatataattttatagcagaatgttttaaagattaaacttattttaattattatctactataaatattaaaaaagttaccaagttttccttgaatatctcaaaaagtataaggcaaataaaaaaatgttttagacaaaagttgttcaaattaataagtaaaaaaagataatacaataaaaaatgggggttttaatttaaacttggGCCCTCCTGGGCCCAGCACGGGCCTTGGAcctaaaatctaataaga from Temnothorax longispinosus isolate EJ_2023e unplaced genomic scaffold, Tlon_JGU_v1 HiC_scaffold_31, whole genome shotgun sequence includes these protein-coding regions:
- the LOC139824271 gene encoding alpha-glucosidase-like, coding for MKGIMTLCAVLLSSNLGCSESSSEWWQTMSLYQIYPRSFKDSDGDGVGDLKGIMSKLEHLTESNVDAFWLSPIYPSPMVDFGYDISDFINIDKTFGTMKDFEELIKATHDASMKIIIDFVPNHSSDRHEWFQKSLQSIEPYTNYYVWHKGKVLSNGTVTVPNNWVSAFGRSAWTWREERQAYYLHHFTPEQPDLNYENENLVNAMKNVLRFWLDKGVDGFRVDAVPHLCEDVRFLDEPLTGDPDPEVYGYTYKIYTEDQPRTYEIVKEWREVLNEYSGQKVMLIEAYTNMTMTLKYYVYGANFPFNFDFITDTNQDSKAIDFKRVIDRWTVNMPVLRATANWVTGNHDNSRLVTRYGQQRAEAITMITLLLPGVSITYNGEEIGMEDTWISWEDCLDPLGCKAGRDGYEKASRDPARTPFQWDDTISAGFSTNPKTWLPTNKNYVTLNVAAQKKQNNSYYALYKAVSALRKWPVVKYGTLTAKLLGDDVLVFTRKADGEQSVYVVVNFGNKEETVDLSTLVNASNQLNVYYATTNAHHLIGNIIEDVRTLKIPTSGAVICTNTM